One Ricinus communis isolate WT05 ecotype wild-type chromosome 2, ASM1957865v1, whole genome shotgun sequence DNA segment encodes these proteins:
- the LOC8277767 gene encoding kinesin-like protein KIN-7C, mitochondrial isoform X1 yields the protein MSSSSRSHRTSTISPFRSRKSPAQPPPPPKSTGRPLTPSSTTTTTSSRPPSRLSSSPVNTPSVQAALDRPEINKAKENVTVTVRFRPLSAREINKGDEIAWYADGDFTVRNEYNPSIAYGFDRVFGPATTTRHVYDVAAQHVVSGAMQGINGTVFAYGVTSSGKTHTMHGEQKSPGIIPLAVKDVFGIIQETPGREFLLRVSYLEIYNEVINDLLDPTGQNLRIREDAQGTYVEGIKEEVVLSPAHALSLIATGEEHRHVGSNNFNLLSSRSHTIFTLTIESSPRGESEGEEDVTLSQLNLIDLAGSESSKTETTGLRRKEGSYINKSLLTLGTVISKLTDGKSTHIPYRDSKLTRLLQSSLSGHGRISLICTVTPASSNSEETHNTLKFAHRSKHVEIKASQNKIMDEKSLIKKYQKEISCLKQELQQLKRGIMANPHMAASAQEDLVNLKLQLEAGQVKLQSRLEEEEQAKAALMGRIQRLTKLILVSTKNSLQPSLPERPGHRRRHSFGEDELAYLPDRKREYVAEEDAGSYASELSADLGDDINNLDELVKDYKRNRRRGMLGWFKLRKPENLARSSPSVDSESSASGSPASCSKSSQNRVMFTDMKDGQRKSVSRKGDDPVLTNSFPERTQAGDLFSAAVRDRRLPPSETTITDQMDLLREQVKMLAGEVALCTSSLKRLSEQAATNPEDSQLKEQMRKLKDEISEKKFQMLVLEKRMIGSIERTPHTSSSTEVSQALSKLTTLLNEKTFELEIKSADNRILQEQLQMKLSENTEMQETILLLRQQLNSLLGNRQQEIVESNCKAMYSEELARKNKEGRKETWPCEETSIDENTPKSVMSLTRIFSQEDSKEYNGIAYPSSQALIQAAEIENLKQEKGKLIEEKNGLEIQCQKLAEEATYAKELAAAAAVELRNLAEEVTKLSYENAKLTDDLDAVNEVHCRSNCCQGSGSYGSKQSNLAQCDGLARRQEESLLVEELQKELNAKYEKEAAMEAALSERDRTANELQGRLDETKRCQEELENELANMWVLVAKTRKSGVSAEDIPSEGVHASHTSRTGLKNGLLPSNGHSLRISKDETRENMDGISTLEKLKMLYQKEKRRCRELESLISRLKGEDIGGLDVTALEELQNFHIEVITKISHAKCVNQAL from the exons atgTCTTCTTCAAGTAGGTCCCACAGAACCTCGACCATCTCGCCGTTCCGTTCTCGCAAGTCACCAGCTCagcctcctcctcctccaaaATCCACAGGAAGACCGTTAACTCCTTCTTCAACGACGACGACGACGTCCTCTAGGCCTCCATCGAGACTCTCCAGCTCTCCCGTTAATACTCCGTCCGTACAGGCAGCTCTTGACCGGCCTGAAATCAAcaaagctaaagaaaatgtaaCGGTCACTGTTAGGTTCCGTCCTCTAAG TGCAAGAGAGATTAATAAAGGAGACGAGATAGCGTGGTATGCAGATGGTGATTTTACTGTGCGGAACGAGTACAATCCTTCTATTGCTTACGGTTTTG ATAGAGTGTTTGGACCTGCAACAACAACTCGCCATGTTTATGATGTTGCTGCACAGCATGTTGTTAGCGGTGCAATGCAAGGGATTAATG GTACTGTGTTTGCATATGGTGTTACCAGTAGTGGAAAGACTCACACAATGCAT GGAGAGCAAAAGTCACCTGGAATTATTCCACTGGCAGTAAAAGATGTGTTTGGAATTATACAAGAG ACTCCTGGACGGGAATTTCTTCTTCGTGTTTCGTACTTAGAAATCTACAATGAG GTCATcaatgatttgcttgatccaACGGGGCAAAACCTAAGAATACGAGAGGATGCACAG GGAACCTATGTTGAGGGAATCAAAGAGGAAGTGGTTTTATCACCTGCTCATGCTCTTTCTCTGATAGCAACTGGAGAAG AGCATAGGCACGTCGGTTCTAATAACTTCAATCTTTTAAGCAGTCGGAGCCACACTATATTCACCTTG ACTATTGAAAGCAGTCCACGTGGAGAAAGtgaaggagaagaagatgTGACTTTGTCTCAATTG AATTTAATTGATCTTGCAGGATCTGAAAGCTCTAAAACTGAAACAACTGGATTGCGGAGAAAAGAGGGTTCGTACATCAATAAAAGCTTACTGACTCTTGGCACA GTGATCTCTAAACTAACAGATGGAAAATCAACTCATATTCCATATCGGGATTCAAAACTCACACGTTTGTTGCAATCTTCCCTCAGTGGCCATGGGCGGATCTCT CTTATTTGCACCGTGACACCTGCCTCAAGCAATAGTGAAGAGACACACAACACACTGAAGTTTGCACATAGAAGCAAGCATGTGGAAATTAAGGCTTCACAGAATAAG ATTATGGATGAGAAGTCTCTCATAAAAAAGTATCAGAAGGAAATTTCCTGCTTAAAGCAAGAGCTTCAGCAATTAAAGCGGGGAATAATGGCAAATCCTCATATGGCTGCATCTGCCCAAGAAGATCTGGTTAATTTGAAGCTTCAG CTGGAAGCTGGTCAGGTCAAATTACAGTCAAGATTGGAAGAAGAGGAACAAGCCAAGGCAGCATTAATGGGAAGAATCCAGCGGTTGACTAAACTTATCTTGGTTTCCACCAAGAATTCCTTGCAACCAAGCCTTCCAGAAAGGCCTGGTCATAGGCGAAGACATTCCTTTGGTGAAGATGAG CTAGCATATTTACCAGATAGGAAACGAGAATACGTGGCTGAAGAAGATGCTGGAAGCTATGCTTCTGAGCTTTCAGCTGACCTAGGAGATGATATCAATAATCTCGATGAGTTGGTGAAGGATTATAAAAGAAACAGGAGGCGAGGGATGCTTGGCTGGTTTAAACTTAGG AAGCCTGAGAATCTGGCTAGGTCATCACCAAGTGTTGATAGTGAGAGCTCTGCAAGTGGTTCACCCGCATCTTGTTCTAAGTCATCACAAAACAGAGTCATGTTTACCGATATGAAGGATGGACAGAGAAAATCAGTCAGTAGAAAGGGAGATGATCCTGTGCTCACTAACTCATTTCCAGAACGTACCCAAGCTGGTGACTTGTTTAGTGCTGCTGTCAGAGATCGCCGATTGCCTCCG AGCGAGACCACAATCACAGATCAAATGGATCTACTCCGCGAGCAGGTGAAAATGTTAGCTGGGGAGGTGGCATTATGTACCAGTTCTTTGAAGAGGCTGTCAGAGCAAGCTGCTACCAACCCTGAAGATTCACAACTGAAG GAGCAAATGCGGAAATTAAAAGATGAAATTAGTGAAAAGAAGTTTCAGATGCTTGTTTTAGAGAAACGCATGATTGGTTCAATTGAGAGGACACCACATACATCAAGCAGTACTGAAGTCTCGCAG GCTCTATCCAAGCTCACTACCCTGCTAAATGAAAAAACTTTTGAACTTGAG ATTAAGTCAGCAGATAACAGGATACTTCAGGAGCAACTACAAATGAAG CTGTCAGAAAACACTGAGATGCAAGAGACAATTCTTCTTCTGAGGCAGCAGCTGAATTCATTATTGGGTAACCGTCAACAAGAAATTGTTGAATCTAATTGTAAAGCAATGTATTCAGAAGAGTTAGcaagaaagaacaaagaagggAGGAAAGAGACTTGGCCATGTGAAGAAACTTCTATTGATGAGAATACACCCAAAAGTGTCATGAGCTTGACTCGAATATTTTCCCAAGAGGACTCCAAAGAATATAATGGAATTGCTTACCCAAGTTCTCAAGCTCTTATACAG gCTGCTGAGATAGAGAATCTGAAGCAAGAGAAAGGGAAGttaattgaagaaaagaatGGGCTCGAAATTCAATGTCAAAAACTGGCTGAGGAAGCTACATATGCAAAAGAACTAGCTGCAGCTGCAGCAGTCGAGCTCCGAAACTTAGCTGAAGAAGTTACCAAGCTCTCTTATGAAAATGCGAAGCTGACTGATGATCTGGATGCTGTGAACGAAGTGCATTGCAGGTCTAATTGTTGTCAGGGTTCTGGTTCATATGGCTCTAAACAGAGTAACTTAGCTCAATGTGATGGTCTTGCTAGAAGACAAGAGGAAAGTCTCTTGGTTGAGGAGTTACAGAAAGAGCTAAATGCAAAATACGAAAAAGAAGCTGCAATGGAGGCTGCACTATCTGAGAGAGATAGAACAGCAAATGAACTACAAGGAAGACTTGATGAAACAAAGCGGTGTCAAGAAGAATTGGAAAATGAACTTGCCAATATGTGGGTGCTAGTTGCGAAGACGAGAAAGTCAGGTGTCAGTGCTGAGGACATACCATCTGAAGGGGTACATGCATCTCATACTTCTCGGACTGGACTTAAAAATGGACTTCTACCATCTAATGGTCATTCTCTTAGAATATCCAAAGATGAAACTCGTGAAAATATGGACGGAATAAGTACActagaaaaactaaaaatgctctatcaaaaagaaaaaagaagatgcAGAGAGTTAGAAAGCCTAATTTCAAGACTGAAG GGTGAAGATATCGGTGGTTTGGATGTCACAGCTCTTGAGGAACTACAGAATTTTCACATTGAAGTGATAACAAAAATTTCTCATGCAAAG TGTGTTAATCAGGCCTTATAG
- the LOC8277767 gene encoding kinesin-like protein KIN-7E, chloroplastic isoform X3 codes for MGVDLQQYCSACDLADVAQKLSEGEQKSPGIIPLAVKDVFGIIQETPGREFLLRVSYLEIYNEVINDLLDPTGQNLRIREDAQGTYVEGIKEEVVLSPAHALSLIATGEEHRHVGSNNFNLLSSRSHTIFTLTIESSPRGESEGEEDVTLSQLNLIDLAGSESSKTETTGLRRKEGSYINKSLLTLGTVISKLTDGKSTHIPYRDSKLTRLLQSSLSGHGRISLICTVTPASSNSEETHNTLKFAHRSKHVEIKASQNKIMDEKSLIKKYQKEISCLKQELQQLKRGIMANPHMAASAQEDLVNLKLQLEAGQVKLQSRLEEEEQAKAALMGRIQRLTKLILVSTKNSLQPSLPERPGHRRRHSFGEDELAYLPDRKREYVAEEDAGSYASELSADLGDDINNLDELVKDYKRNRRRGMLGWFKLRKPENLARSSPSVDSESSASGSPASCSKSSQNRVMFTDMKDGQRKSVSRKGDDPVLTNSFPERTQAGDLFSAAVRDRRLPPSETTITDQMDLLREQVKMLAGEVALCTSSLKRLSEQAATNPEDSQLKEQMRKLKDEISEKKFQMLVLEKRMIGSIERTPHTSSSTEVSQALSKLTTLLNEKTFELEIKSADNRILQEQLQMKLSENTEMQETILLLRQQLNSLLGNRQQEIVESNCKAMYSEELARKNKEGRKETWPCEETSIDENTPKSVMSLTRIFSQEDSKEYNGIAYPSSQALIQAAEIENLKQEKGKLIEEKNGLEIQCQKLAEEATYAKELAAAAAVELRNLAEEVTKLSYENAKLTDDLDAVNEVHCRSNCCQGSGSYGSKQSNLAQCDGLARRQEESLLVEELQKELNAKYEKEAAMEAALSERDRTANELQGRLDETKRCQEELENELANMWVLVAKTRKSGVSAEDIPSEGVHASHTSRTGLKNGLLPSNGHSLRISKDETRENMDGISTLEKLKMLYQKEKRRCRELESLISRLKGEDIGGLDVTALEELQNFHIEVITKISHAKCVNQAL; via the exons ATGGGAGTGGATCTACAACAATATTGTAGTGCTTGTGATCTTGCTGATGTTGCTCAGAAGCTATCTGAG GGAGAGCAAAAGTCACCTGGAATTATTCCACTGGCAGTAAAAGATGTGTTTGGAATTATACAAGAG ACTCCTGGACGGGAATTTCTTCTTCGTGTTTCGTACTTAGAAATCTACAATGAG GTCATcaatgatttgcttgatccaACGGGGCAAAACCTAAGAATACGAGAGGATGCACAG GGAACCTATGTTGAGGGAATCAAAGAGGAAGTGGTTTTATCACCTGCTCATGCTCTTTCTCTGATAGCAACTGGAGAAG AGCATAGGCACGTCGGTTCTAATAACTTCAATCTTTTAAGCAGTCGGAGCCACACTATATTCACCTTG ACTATTGAAAGCAGTCCACGTGGAGAAAGtgaaggagaagaagatgTGACTTTGTCTCAATTG AATTTAATTGATCTTGCAGGATCTGAAAGCTCTAAAACTGAAACAACTGGATTGCGGAGAAAAGAGGGTTCGTACATCAATAAAAGCTTACTGACTCTTGGCACA GTGATCTCTAAACTAACAGATGGAAAATCAACTCATATTCCATATCGGGATTCAAAACTCACACGTTTGTTGCAATCTTCCCTCAGTGGCCATGGGCGGATCTCT CTTATTTGCACCGTGACACCTGCCTCAAGCAATAGTGAAGAGACACACAACACACTGAAGTTTGCACATAGAAGCAAGCATGTGGAAATTAAGGCTTCACAGAATAAG ATTATGGATGAGAAGTCTCTCATAAAAAAGTATCAGAAGGAAATTTCCTGCTTAAAGCAAGAGCTTCAGCAATTAAAGCGGGGAATAATGGCAAATCCTCATATGGCTGCATCTGCCCAAGAAGATCTGGTTAATTTGAAGCTTCAG CTGGAAGCTGGTCAGGTCAAATTACAGTCAAGATTGGAAGAAGAGGAACAAGCCAAGGCAGCATTAATGGGAAGAATCCAGCGGTTGACTAAACTTATCTTGGTTTCCACCAAGAATTCCTTGCAACCAAGCCTTCCAGAAAGGCCTGGTCATAGGCGAAGACATTCCTTTGGTGAAGATGAG CTAGCATATTTACCAGATAGGAAACGAGAATACGTGGCTGAAGAAGATGCTGGAAGCTATGCTTCTGAGCTTTCAGCTGACCTAGGAGATGATATCAATAATCTCGATGAGTTGGTGAAGGATTATAAAAGAAACAGGAGGCGAGGGATGCTTGGCTGGTTTAAACTTAGG AAGCCTGAGAATCTGGCTAGGTCATCACCAAGTGTTGATAGTGAGAGCTCTGCAAGTGGTTCACCCGCATCTTGTTCTAAGTCATCACAAAACAGAGTCATGTTTACCGATATGAAGGATGGACAGAGAAAATCAGTCAGTAGAAAGGGAGATGATCCTGTGCTCACTAACTCATTTCCAGAACGTACCCAAGCTGGTGACTTGTTTAGTGCTGCTGTCAGAGATCGCCGATTGCCTCCG AGCGAGACCACAATCACAGATCAAATGGATCTACTCCGCGAGCAGGTGAAAATGTTAGCTGGGGAGGTGGCATTATGTACCAGTTCTTTGAAGAGGCTGTCAGAGCAAGCTGCTACCAACCCTGAAGATTCACAACTGAAG GAGCAAATGCGGAAATTAAAAGATGAAATTAGTGAAAAGAAGTTTCAGATGCTTGTTTTAGAGAAACGCATGATTGGTTCAATTGAGAGGACACCACATACATCAAGCAGTACTGAAGTCTCGCAG GCTCTATCCAAGCTCACTACCCTGCTAAATGAAAAAACTTTTGAACTTGAG ATTAAGTCAGCAGATAACAGGATACTTCAGGAGCAACTACAAATGAAG CTGTCAGAAAACACTGAGATGCAAGAGACAATTCTTCTTCTGAGGCAGCAGCTGAATTCATTATTGGGTAACCGTCAACAAGAAATTGTTGAATCTAATTGTAAAGCAATGTATTCAGAAGAGTTAGcaagaaagaacaaagaagggAGGAAAGAGACTTGGCCATGTGAAGAAACTTCTATTGATGAGAATACACCCAAAAGTGTCATGAGCTTGACTCGAATATTTTCCCAAGAGGACTCCAAAGAATATAATGGAATTGCTTACCCAAGTTCTCAAGCTCTTATACAG gCTGCTGAGATAGAGAATCTGAAGCAAGAGAAAGGGAAGttaattgaagaaaagaatGGGCTCGAAATTCAATGTCAAAAACTGGCTGAGGAAGCTACATATGCAAAAGAACTAGCTGCAGCTGCAGCAGTCGAGCTCCGAAACTTAGCTGAAGAAGTTACCAAGCTCTCTTATGAAAATGCGAAGCTGACTGATGATCTGGATGCTGTGAACGAAGTGCATTGCAGGTCTAATTGTTGTCAGGGTTCTGGTTCATATGGCTCTAAACAGAGTAACTTAGCTCAATGTGATGGTCTTGCTAGAAGACAAGAGGAAAGTCTCTTGGTTGAGGAGTTACAGAAAGAGCTAAATGCAAAATACGAAAAAGAAGCTGCAATGGAGGCTGCACTATCTGAGAGAGATAGAACAGCAAATGAACTACAAGGAAGACTTGATGAAACAAAGCGGTGTCAAGAAGAATTGGAAAATGAACTTGCCAATATGTGGGTGCTAGTTGCGAAGACGAGAAAGTCAGGTGTCAGTGCTGAGGACATACCATCTGAAGGGGTACATGCATCTCATACTTCTCGGACTGGACTTAAAAATGGACTTCTACCATCTAATGGTCATTCTCTTAGAATATCCAAAGATGAAACTCGTGAAAATATGGACGGAATAAGTACActagaaaaactaaaaatgctctatcaaaaagaaaaaagaagatgcAGAGAGTTAGAAAGCCTAATTTCAAGACTGAAG GGTGAAGATATCGGTGGTTTGGATGTCACAGCTCTTGAGGAACTACAGAATTTTCACATTGAAGTGATAACAAAAATTTCTCATGCAAAG TGTGTTAATCAGGCCTTATAG
- the LOC8277767 gene encoding kinesin-like protein KIN-7C, mitochondrial isoform X2 → MSSSSRSHRTSTISPFRSRKSPAQPPPPPKSTGRPLTPSSTTTTTSSRPPSRLSSSPVNTPSVQAALDRPEINKAKENVTVTVRFRPLSAREINKGDEIAWYADGDFTVRNEYNPSIAYGFDRVFGPATTTRHVYDVAAQHVVSGAMQGINGTVFAYGVTSSGKTHTMHGEQKSPGIIPLAVKDVFGIIQETPGREFLLRVSYLEIYNEVINDLLDPTGQNLRIREDAQGTYVEGIKEEVVLSPAHALSLIATGEEHRHVGSNNFNLLSSRSHTIFTLTIESSPRGESEGEEDVTLSQLNLIDLAGSESSKTETTGLRRKEGSYINKSLLTLGTVISKLTDGKSTHIPYRDSKLTRLLQSSLSGHGRISLICTVTPASSNSEETHNTLKFAHRSKHVEIKASQNKIMDEKSLIKKYQKEISCLKQELQQLKRGIMANPHMAASAQEDLVNLKLQLEAGQVKLQSRLEEEEQAKAALMGRIQRLTKLILVSTKNSLQPSLPERPGHRRRHSFGEDELAYLPDRKREYVAEEDAGSYASELSADLGDDINNLDELVKDYKRNRRRGMLGWFKLRKPENLARSSPSVDSESSASGSPASCSKSSQNRVMFTDMKDGQRKSVSRKGDDPVLTNSFPERTQAGDLFSAAVRDRRLPPSETTITDQMDLLREQVKMLAGEVALCTSSLKRLSEQAATNPEDSQLKEQMRKLKDEISEKKFQMLVLEKRMIGSIERTPHTSSSTEVSQALSKLTTLLNEKTFELEIKSADNRILQEQLQMKLSENTEMQETILLLRQQLNSLLGNRQQEIVESNCKAMYSEELARKNKEGRKETWPCEETSIDENTPKSVMSLTRIFSQEDSKEYNGIAYPSSQALIQAAEIENLKQEKGKLIEEKNGLEIQCQKLAEEATYAKELAAAAAVELRNLAEEVTKLSYENAKLTDDLDAVNEVHCRSNCCQGSGSYGSKQSNLAQCDGLARRQEESLLVEELQKELNAKYEKEAAMEAALSERDRTANELQGRLDETKRCQEELENELANMWVLVAKTRKSGVSAEDIPSEGVHASHTSRTGLKNGLLPSNGHSLRISKDETRENMDGISTLEKLKMLYQKEKRRCRELESLISRLKISVVWMSQLLRNYRIFTLK, encoded by the exons atgTCTTCTTCAAGTAGGTCCCACAGAACCTCGACCATCTCGCCGTTCCGTTCTCGCAAGTCACCAGCTCagcctcctcctcctccaaaATCCACAGGAAGACCGTTAACTCCTTCTTCAACGACGACGACGACGTCCTCTAGGCCTCCATCGAGACTCTCCAGCTCTCCCGTTAATACTCCGTCCGTACAGGCAGCTCTTGACCGGCCTGAAATCAAcaaagctaaagaaaatgtaaCGGTCACTGTTAGGTTCCGTCCTCTAAG TGCAAGAGAGATTAATAAAGGAGACGAGATAGCGTGGTATGCAGATGGTGATTTTACTGTGCGGAACGAGTACAATCCTTCTATTGCTTACGGTTTTG ATAGAGTGTTTGGACCTGCAACAACAACTCGCCATGTTTATGATGTTGCTGCACAGCATGTTGTTAGCGGTGCAATGCAAGGGATTAATG GTACTGTGTTTGCATATGGTGTTACCAGTAGTGGAAAGACTCACACAATGCAT GGAGAGCAAAAGTCACCTGGAATTATTCCACTGGCAGTAAAAGATGTGTTTGGAATTATACAAGAG ACTCCTGGACGGGAATTTCTTCTTCGTGTTTCGTACTTAGAAATCTACAATGAG GTCATcaatgatttgcttgatccaACGGGGCAAAACCTAAGAATACGAGAGGATGCACAG GGAACCTATGTTGAGGGAATCAAAGAGGAAGTGGTTTTATCACCTGCTCATGCTCTTTCTCTGATAGCAACTGGAGAAG AGCATAGGCACGTCGGTTCTAATAACTTCAATCTTTTAAGCAGTCGGAGCCACACTATATTCACCTTG ACTATTGAAAGCAGTCCACGTGGAGAAAGtgaaggagaagaagatgTGACTTTGTCTCAATTG AATTTAATTGATCTTGCAGGATCTGAAAGCTCTAAAACTGAAACAACTGGATTGCGGAGAAAAGAGGGTTCGTACATCAATAAAAGCTTACTGACTCTTGGCACA GTGATCTCTAAACTAACAGATGGAAAATCAACTCATATTCCATATCGGGATTCAAAACTCACACGTTTGTTGCAATCTTCCCTCAGTGGCCATGGGCGGATCTCT CTTATTTGCACCGTGACACCTGCCTCAAGCAATAGTGAAGAGACACACAACACACTGAAGTTTGCACATAGAAGCAAGCATGTGGAAATTAAGGCTTCACAGAATAAG ATTATGGATGAGAAGTCTCTCATAAAAAAGTATCAGAAGGAAATTTCCTGCTTAAAGCAAGAGCTTCAGCAATTAAAGCGGGGAATAATGGCAAATCCTCATATGGCTGCATCTGCCCAAGAAGATCTGGTTAATTTGAAGCTTCAG CTGGAAGCTGGTCAGGTCAAATTACAGTCAAGATTGGAAGAAGAGGAACAAGCCAAGGCAGCATTAATGGGAAGAATCCAGCGGTTGACTAAACTTATCTTGGTTTCCACCAAGAATTCCTTGCAACCAAGCCTTCCAGAAAGGCCTGGTCATAGGCGAAGACATTCCTTTGGTGAAGATGAG CTAGCATATTTACCAGATAGGAAACGAGAATACGTGGCTGAAGAAGATGCTGGAAGCTATGCTTCTGAGCTTTCAGCTGACCTAGGAGATGATATCAATAATCTCGATGAGTTGGTGAAGGATTATAAAAGAAACAGGAGGCGAGGGATGCTTGGCTGGTTTAAACTTAGG AAGCCTGAGAATCTGGCTAGGTCATCACCAAGTGTTGATAGTGAGAGCTCTGCAAGTGGTTCACCCGCATCTTGTTCTAAGTCATCACAAAACAGAGTCATGTTTACCGATATGAAGGATGGACAGAGAAAATCAGTCAGTAGAAAGGGAGATGATCCTGTGCTCACTAACTCATTTCCAGAACGTACCCAAGCTGGTGACTTGTTTAGTGCTGCTGTCAGAGATCGCCGATTGCCTCCG AGCGAGACCACAATCACAGATCAAATGGATCTACTCCGCGAGCAGGTGAAAATGTTAGCTGGGGAGGTGGCATTATGTACCAGTTCTTTGAAGAGGCTGTCAGAGCAAGCTGCTACCAACCCTGAAGATTCACAACTGAAG GAGCAAATGCGGAAATTAAAAGATGAAATTAGTGAAAAGAAGTTTCAGATGCTTGTTTTAGAGAAACGCATGATTGGTTCAATTGAGAGGACACCACATACATCAAGCAGTACTGAAGTCTCGCAG GCTCTATCCAAGCTCACTACCCTGCTAAATGAAAAAACTTTTGAACTTGAG ATTAAGTCAGCAGATAACAGGATACTTCAGGAGCAACTACAAATGAAG CTGTCAGAAAACACTGAGATGCAAGAGACAATTCTTCTTCTGAGGCAGCAGCTGAATTCATTATTGGGTAACCGTCAACAAGAAATTGTTGAATCTAATTGTAAAGCAATGTATTCAGAAGAGTTAGcaagaaagaacaaagaagggAGGAAAGAGACTTGGCCATGTGAAGAAACTTCTATTGATGAGAATACACCCAAAAGTGTCATGAGCTTGACTCGAATATTTTCCCAAGAGGACTCCAAAGAATATAATGGAATTGCTTACCCAAGTTCTCAAGCTCTTATACAG gCTGCTGAGATAGAGAATCTGAAGCAAGAGAAAGGGAAGttaattgaagaaaagaatGGGCTCGAAATTCAATGTCAAAAACTGGCTGAGGAAGCTACATATGCAAAAGAACTAGCTGCAGCTGCAGCAGTCGAGCTCCGAAACTTAGCTGAAGAAGTTACCAAGCTCTCTTATGAAAATGCGAAGCTGACTGATGATCTGGATGCTGTGAACGAAGTGCATTGCAGGTCTAATTGTTGTCAGGGTTCTGGTTCATATGGCTCTAAACAGAGTAACTTAGCTCAATGTGATGGTCTTGCTAGAAGACAAGAGGAAAGTCTCTTGGTTGAGGAGTTACAGAAAGAGCTAAATGCAAAATACGAAAAAGAAGCTGCAATGGAGGCTGCACTATCTGAGAGAGATAGAACAGCAAATGAACTACAAGGAAGACTTGATGAAACAAAGCGGTGTCAAGAAGAATTGGAAAATGAACTTGCCAATATGTGGGTGCTAGTTGCGAAGACGAGAAAGTCAGGTGTCAGTGCTGAGGACATACCATCTGAAGGGGTACATGCATCTCATACTTCTCGGACTGGACTTAAAAATGGACTTCTACCATCTAATGGTCATTCTCTTAGAATATCCAAAGATGAAACTCGTGAAAATATGGACGGAATAAGTACActagaaaaactaaaaatgctctatcaaaaagaaaaaagaagatgcAGAGAGTTAGAAAGCCTAATTTCAAGACTGAAG ATATCGGTGGTTTGGATGTCACAGCTCTTGAGGAACTACAGAATTTTCACATTGAAGTGA